The proteins below are encoded in one region of Accipiter gentilis chromosome 12, bAccGen1.1, whole genome shotgun sequence:
- the NDUFC1 gene encoding NADH dehydrogenase [ubiquinone] 1 subunit C1, mitochondrial: MAAALRVGERLRLVAGAPSLAFTRSAFVAKRRNYDQPNWLGVGLAFSTTAALWALLFKQHNEDIMEYERRKQEKQHKCTGCS; the protein is encoded by the exons ATGGCGGCCGCGCTGAGGGTGGGGGAGAGGTTGCGGTTGGTGGCGGGAGCGCCGAGCCTCG CTTTTACTCGTTCTGCATTTGTTGCAAAAAGACGTAATTATGACCAACCAAACTGGCTTGGAGTTGGCCTGGCTTTTAGCACCACTGCTGCTTTGTGGGCTCTT CTTTTCAAGCAGCATAATGAAGATATAATGGAATacgaaagaagaaaacaagagaaacaaCATAAGTGTACAGGATGTTCATAG
- the NAA15 gene encoding N-alpha-acetyltransferase 15, NatA auxiliary subunit isoform X1 has product MPSVSLPPKENALFKRILRCYEHKQYRNGLKFCKQILSNPKFAEHGETLAMKGLTLNCLGKKEEAYELVRRGLRNDLKSHVCWHVYGLLQRSDKKYDEAIKCYRNALKWDKDNLQILRDLSLLQIQMRDLEGYRETRYQLLQLRPAQRASWIGYAIAYHLLEDYEMAAKILEEFRKTQQTSPDKVDYEYSELLLYQNQVLREAGLYKEALEHLCTYEKQICDKLAVEETKGELLLQLGRLEEAVEVYKGLQERNPENWAYYKGLEKALKPANMMERLKIYEEAWTKYPRGLVPRRLPLNFLSGEKFKECLDKFLRMNFSKGCPPVFNTLRSLYKDKEKVAIIEELVIGYETSLRSCRLFNPNDDGKEEPPTTLLWVQYYLAQHYDKIGQPSLALEYINAAIESTPTLIELFLVKAKIYKHAGNIKEAARWMDEAQALDTADRFINSKCAKYMLKANSIKEAEEMCSKFTREGTSAVENLNEMQCMWFQTECAQAYKAMNKFGEALKKCHEIERHFVEITDDQFDFHTYCMRKITLRSYVDLLKLEDVLRQHPFYFKAARIAIEIYLKLHDNPLTDENKEHEADTANMSDKELKKLRNKQRRAQKKAQLEEEKKNAEKEKQQRNQKKKKDDDDEEIGGPKEELIPEKLAKLIGWKSFYSVCKVEAPLEEAIKFLTPLKNLVKNKIETHLFAFEIYFRKEKFLLMLQSVKRAFAIDSSHPWLHECMIHLFSSVSESKDLPDAVRTVLNQEMNRLFGATNPKNFNEAFLKKNYDSLPHRLSAAKMLYYLDPSSQKRAVELAMTLDESLINRNLQTCMEVLEALCDGSLGDCKEASETYRANCHKLFPYALAFMPPGYEEDMKITVNGDSSAEPEELANEI; this is encoded by the exons ATGCCGTCGGTGAGCCTGCCGCCCAAGGAGAACGCGCTCTTCAAGCGCATCCTG AGGTGTTACGAACATAAGCAGTATAGAAATGGGCTGAAGTTCTGTAAACAGATCCTTTCTAACCCAAAGTTTGCAGAACATGGAG aaacctTGGCAATGAAAGGACTAACATTAAACTGTctagggaagaaagaggaagcttATGAACTTGTGCGTAGAGGCCTAAGGAATGACTTAAAGAGTCATGTCT GTTGGCATGTCTATGGCCTCCTTCAGAGGTCAGACAAGAAGTATGACGAAGCTATCAAATGCTATAGAAATGCACTGAAATGGGACAAAGACAATCTTCAAATCTTGAGAGATCTTTCTCTGCTACAGATTCAAATGAGGGATCTTGAAGGTTACAGG GAAACAAGATACCAATTGCTTCAGCTCCGACCTGCACAGCGAGCATCATGGATTGGTTATGCTATTGCTTACCATCTGCTGGAAGACTATGAAATGGCAGCAAAAATTTTAGAGGAATTTAGGAAGACACAGCAG ACATCACCTGATAAGGTGGACTATGAGTACAGTGAACTGCTGCTGTACCAAAATCAAGTCCTCCGGGAGGCAGGACTATATAAAGAAGCTTTGGAGCATCTTTGTACCTATGAAAAGCAGATCTGTGATAAACTGGCTGTAGAAGAAACAAAAG GAGAACTCCTGCTTCAGCTTGGCAGACTTGAAGAAGCAGTTGAAGTCTATAAAGGACTGCAAGAAAGAAATCCCGAAAACTGGGCCTACTACAAAGGCCTAGAAAAGGCACTTAAACCAG CTAATATGATGGAGAGGTTAAAAATCTATGAAGAGGCCTGGACTAAATACCCAAGGGGACTAGTTCCAAGAAGATTACCATTAAACTTTTTGTCGG GTGAAAAGTTTAAGGAATGTCTGGACAAGTTTCTAAGGATGAATTTCAGCAAAGGTTGCCCACCAGTCTTTAATACCTTGAGGTCATTATATAAAGACAAGGAGAAG GTGGCAATCATAGAAGAGCTCGTGATAGGTTATGAAACCTCTCTAAGAAGCTGCAGGTTATTTAACCCAAATG ATGACGGTAAAGAAGAACCTCCAACCACTTTACTCTGGGTCCAGTATTATTTGGCTCAACATTATGATAAAATTGGACAGCCATCCCTGGCTCTAGAATATATAAATGCTGCTATAGAAAGTACTCCCACTTTGATAGAACTCTTCCTTGTGAAGGCAAAAATCTATAAG CATGCTGGAAATATTAAAGAAGCTGCAAGGTGGATGGATGAGGCTCAGGCTTTGGACACAGCAGACAGATTTATCAACTCCAAATGTGCAAAATATATGTTGAAAGCAAACTCCattaaagaagcagaagaaatgtgtTCTAAGTTTACGAGG GAAGGAACCTCGGCAGTAGAGAActtaaatgaaatgcagtgtATGTGGTTTCAGACAGAATGTGCGCAAGCTTACAAAGCAATGAACAAATTTGGAGAAGCACTTAAGAAATGCCATGAAATTGAGAGA CATTTTGTAGAAATCACGGATGACCAGTTTGACTTTCACACTTACTGTATGAGGAAGATTACCCTTAGGTCTTATGTGGACTTGTTAAAACTAGAAGATGTACTTCGACAGCATCCATTCTACTTCAAAGCAGCACGAATTGCCATAGAGATCTATTTGAAACTTCATGATAATCCCTTAACAGATGAGAATAAAGAACACGAGGCTGATACAG CAAATATGTCTGACAAGGAGCTAAAGAAGCTACGAAATAAACAGAGAAGAGCGCAAAAGAAAgcacagctggaggaggagaagaagaatgctgagaaagagaagcaacaaaggaatcagaaaaagaagaaagatgatgatgatgaagagatCGGAGGACCGAAAGAAGAACTTATCCCTGAGAAATTGGCAAAG TTGATCGGATGGAAGTCTTTCTATTCTGTATGTAAG GTTGAAGCACCTTTGGAAGAAGCCATTAAATTTTTAACACCCCTGAAGAATTTAGTGAAGAACAAAATAGAGACGCATCTTTTTGCCTTCGAGATTTATTTTCGAAAAG AGAAGTTCCTTCTGATGCTTCAGTCTGTGAAGAGAGCCTTTGCTATTGATTCCAGTCATCCTTGGCTTCATGAGTGTATGATTCATCTCTTCAGCAGTG TATCTGAAAGTAAGGATCTGCCCGATGCAGTTAGAACAGTGTTAAACCAAGAAATGAATCGGCTTTTTGGAGCAACTAATCCAAAGAACTTCAATGAAGCTTTCCTTAAAAAGAACTATGACTCACTACCACATAGGTTATCAG ctGCCAAAATGTTGTACTACTTGGATCCTTCCAGTCAGAAAAGGGCAGTGGAGCTGGCAATGACCCTGGATGAATCCCTCATTAACAGAAATCTTCAG aCTTGTATGGAGGTATTAGAAGCTTTATGTGACGGTAGCCTTGGAGACTGTAAAGAAGCATCTGAAACTTACAGAGCAAATTGTCATAAGCTTTTCCCTTATGCTTTGGCTTTCATGCCCCCTGGCTATGAAGAGGATATGAAGATCACAGTTAATGGAGATAGTTCTGCAGAACCTGAAGAACTGGCCAATGAAATATGA
- the NAA15 gene encoding N-alpha-acetyltransferase 15, NatA auxiliary subunit isoform X2: MPSVSLPPKENALFKRILRCYEHKQYRNGLKFCKQILSNPKFAEHGETLAMKGLTLNCLGKKEEAYELVRRGLRNDLKSHVCWHVYGLLQRSDKKYDEAIKCYRNALKWDKDNLQILRDLSLLQIQMRDLEGYRETRYQLLQLRPAQRASWIGYAIAYHLLEDYEMAAKILEEFRKTQQTSPDKVDYEYSELLLYQNQVLREAGLYKEALEHLCTYEKQICDKLAVEETKGELLLQLGRLEEAVEVYKGLQERNPENWAYYKGLEKALKPANMMERLKIYEEAWTKYPRGLVPRRLPLNFLSGEKFKECLDKFLRMNFSKGCPPVFNTLRSLYKDKEKVAIIEELVIGYETSLRSCRLFNPNDDGKEEPPTTLLWVQYYLAQHYDKIGQPSLALEYINAAIESTPTLIELFLVKAKIYKHAGNIKEAARWMDEAQALDTADRFINSKCAKYMLKANSIKEAEEMCSKFTREGTSAVENLNEMQCMWFQTECAQAYKAMNKFGEALKKCHEIERHFVEITDDQFDFHTYCMRKITLRSYVDLLKLEDVLRQHPFYFKAARIAIEIYLKLHDNPLTDENKEHEADTANMSDKELKKLRNKQRRAQKKAQLEEEKKNAEKEKQQRNQKKKKDDDDEEIGGPKEELIPEKLAKVEAPLEEAIKFLTPLKNLVKNKIETHLFAFEIYFRKEKFLLMLQSVKRAFAIDSSHPWLHECMIHLFSSVSESKDLPDAVRTVLNQEMNRLFGATNPKNFNEAFLKKNYDSLPHRLSAAKMLYYLDPSSQKRAVELAMTLDESLINRNLQTCMEVLEALCDGSLGDCKEASETYRANCHKLFPYALAFMPPGYEEDMKITVNGDSSAEPEELANEI; encoded by the exons ATGCCGTCGGTGAGCCTGCCGCCCAAGGAGAACGCGCTCTTCAAGCGCATCCTG AGGTGTTACGAACATAAGCAGTATAGAAATGGGCTGAAGTTCTGTAAACAGATCCTTTCTAACCCAAAGTTTGCAGAACATGGAG aaacctTGGCAATGAAAGGACTAACATTAAACTGTctagggaagaaagaggaagcttATGAACTTGTGCGTAGAGGCCTAAGGAATGACTTAAAGAGTCATGTCT GTTGGCATGTCTATGGCCTCCTTCAGAGGTCAGACAAGAAGTATGACGAAGCTATCAAATGCTATAGAAATGCACTGAAATGGGACAAAGACAATCTTCAAATCTTGAGAGATCTTTCTCTGCTACAGATTCAAATGAGGGATCTTGAAGGTTACAGG GAAACAAGATACCAATTGCTTCAGCTCCGACCTGCACAGCGAGCATCATGGATTGGTTATGCTATTGCTTACCATCTGCTGGAAGACTATGAAATGGCAGCAAAAATTTTAGAGGAATTTAGGAAGACACAGCAG ACATCACCTGATAAGGTGGACTATGAGTACAGTGAACTGCTGCTGTACCAAAATCAAGTCCTCCGGGAGGCAGGACTATATAAAGAAGCTTTGGAGCATCTTTGTACCTATGAAAAGCAGATCTGTGATAAACTGGCTGTAGAAGAAACAAAAG GAGAACTCCTGCTTCAGCTTGGCAGACTTGAAGAAGCAGTTGAAGTCTATAAAGGACTGCAAGAAAGAAATCCCGAAAACTGGGCCTACTACAAAGGCCTAGAAAAGGCACTTAAACCAG CTAATATGATGGAGAGGTTAAAAATCTATGAAGAGGCCTGGACTAAATACCCAAGGGGACTAGTTCCAAGAAGATTACCATTAAACTTTTTGTCGG GTGAAAAGTTTAAGGAATGTCTGGACAAGTTTCTAAGGATGAATTTCAGCAAAGGTTGCCCACCAGTCTTTAATACCTTGAGGTCATTATATAAAGACAAGGAGAAG GTGGCAATCATAGAAGAGCTCGTGATAGGTTATGAAACCTCTCTAAGAAGCTGCAGGTTATTTAACCCAAATG ATGACGGTAAAGAAGAACCTCCAACCACTTTACTCTGGGTCCAGTATTATTTGGCTCAACATTATGATAAAATTGGACAGCCATCCCTGGCTCTAGAATATATAAATGCTGCTATAGAAAGTACTCCCACTTTGATAGAACTCTTCCTTGTGAAGGCAAAAATCTATAAG CATGCTGGAAATATTAAAGAAGCTGCAAGGTGGATGGATGAGGCTCAGGCTTTGGACACAGCAGACAGATTTATCAACTCCAAATGTGCAAAATATATGTTGAAAGCAAACTCCattaaagaagcagaagaaatgtgtTCTAAGTTTACGAGG GAAGGAACCTCGGCAGTAGAGAActtaaatgaaatgcagtgtATGTGGTTTCAGACAGAATGTGCGCAAGCTTACAAAGCAATGAACAAATTTGGAGAAGCACTTAAGAAATGCCATGAAATTGAGAGA CATTTTGTAGAAATCACGGATGACCAGTTTGACTTTCACACTTACTGTATGAGGAAGATTACCCTTAGGTCTTATGTGGACTTGTTAAAACTAGAAGATGTACTTCGACAGCATCCATTCTACTTCAAAGCAGCACGAATTGCCATAGAGATCTATTTGAAACTTCATGATAATCCCTTAACAGATGAGAATAAAGAACACGAGGCTGATACAG CAAATATGTCTGACAAGGAGCTAAAGAAGCTACGAAATAAACAGAGAAGAGCGCAAAAGAAAgcacagctggaggaggagaagaagaatgctgagaaagagaagcaacaaaggaatcagaaaaagaagaaagatgatgatgatgaagagatCGGAGGACCGAAAGAAGAACTTATCCCTGAGAAATTGGCAAAG GTTGAAGCACCTTTGGAAGAAGCCATTAAATTTTTAACACCCCTGAAGAATTTAGTGAAGAACAAAATAGAGACGCATCTTTTTGCCTTCGAGATTTATTTTCGAAAAG AGAAGTTCCTTCTGATGCTTCAGTCTGTGAAGAGAGCCTTTGCTATTGATTCCAGTCATCCTTGGCTTCATGAGTGTATGATTCATCTCTTCAGCAGTG TATCTGAAAGTAAGGATCTGCCCGATGCAGTTAGAACAGTGTTAAACCAAGAAATGAATCGGCTTTTTGGAGCAACTAATCCAAAGAACTTCAATGAAGCTTTCCTTAAAAAGAACTATGACTCACTACCACATAGGTTATCAG ctGCCAAAATGTTGTACTACTTGGATCCTTCCAGTCAGAAAAGGGCAGTGGAGCTGGCAATGACCCTGGATGAATCCCTCATTAACAGAAATCTTCAG aCTTGTATGGAGGTATTAGAAGCTTTATGTGACGGTAGCCTTGGAGACTGTAAAGAAGCATCTGAAACTTACAGAGCAAATTGTCATAAGCTTTTCCCTTATGCTTTGGCTTTCATGCCCCCTGGCTATGAAGAGGATATGAAGATCACAGTTAATGGAGATAGTTCTGCAGAACCTGAAGAACTGGCCAATGAAATATGA